In Ferribacterium limneticum, a genomic segment contains:
- a CDS encoding response regulator, with product MARRRISIVIADDNDMMRSILRAMLRGEEYDVVGEARNGQAAIDVVERLKPDIVCMDVMMPEKSGIEALSEIKAANPTIEVIMVTSNSDAETVQNSIMNGASGFIIKPFNAARVLDALEKASNRVRQTKP from the coding sequence GTGGCCAGACGACGCATTTCCATCGTCATCGCCGACGACAACGACATGATGCGCAGCATCCTGCGCGCCATGTTGCGTGGCGAGGAATACGACGTGGTCGGCGAAGCCCGCAACGGGCAAGCAGCGATCGATGTCGTCGAGCGCCTGAAGCCGGACATCGTCTGCATGGACGTCATGATGCCGGAGAAGAGCGGCATCGAAGCGCTGAGCGAAATCAAGGCTGCCAACCCGACAATCGAAGTCATCATGGTGACCAGCAATTCCGATGCGGAAACCGTTCAGAACTCGATCATGAACGGTGCCAGCGGCTTCATCATCAAGCCCTTCAATGCCGCCCGCGTGCTCGATGCGCTGGAAAAGGCCAGCAACCGCGTCCGCCAGACCAAGCCGTAG
- a CDS encoding GGDEF domain-containing response regulator, translated as MKILVVEDSRSTSHLPVEQMERLGVTTLSASTGDEALEKFARTRPDLVLLDLSLPDMDGFLLAQRIRATETPGEWTPIIFLSSRDDEASIEKGIAAGGDDYLLKPVSEIVLGAKIRAMQRIVLMRSSLIGLTRKLDAANQELVRITSSDGLTGVANRRYFDEAISIEWRRARRHSNSIAMMMCDVDYFKLYNDTYGHQAGDDCLRRIARVIRQNTERPSDIVARYGGEEFAVVLPETTIGGALIVAEKIRQAIRELNIEHASSPGGLVTLSIGLASAAPGFDNPPEDLIQAAAKALLRAKRQGRDCLCRADDA; from the coding sequence ATGAAAATTCTCGTCGTCGAAGACAGTCGCTCCACCTCCCACCTGCCTGTCGAGCAGATGGAAAGACTGGGCGTCACGACGCTTTCGGCCTCGACCGGCGACGAGGCACTGGAAAAATTCGCGCGGACGCGACCGGATCTCGTCCTGCTCGATCTCTCCCTGCCCGACATGGATGGTTTTCTCCTCGCCCAGCGCATCCGGGCGACGGAAACCCCGGGCGAATGGACGCCGATCATTTTCCTGTCATCCCGTGACGACGAGGCCAGCATCGAAAAGGGCATCGCCGCCGGAGGTGACGATTACCTGCTCAAGCCGGTCAGCGAGATTGTGCTCGGCGCAAAAATCCGCGCCATGCAGCGCATCGTCCTCATGCGGTCGTCGCTCATCGGGCTTACCCGCAAGCTGGACGCCGCCAATCAGGAACTGGTACGCATTACGTCAAGCGACGGCCTGACCGGCGTCGCCAACCGGCGCTACTTCGACGAGGCAATTTCCATCGAATGGCGCCGGGCGCGTCGTCACTCGAACAGCATCGCGATGATGATGTGCGATGTCGACTACTTCAAGCTGTACAACGACACCTACGGCCACCAGGCGGGAGACGACTGTCTGCGCCGGATCGCCCGGGTCATCCGCCAGAACACCGAACGGCCTTCGGACATCGTGGCCCGCTACGGCGGCGAGGAATTCGCCGTTGTGCTGCCCGAAACCACCATCGGCGGCGCCCTGATCGTGGCCGAAAAAATCCGTCAGGCCATCCGCGAACTCAATATCGAGCACGCCTCGTCACCCGGCGGGCTGGTCACCCTGAGCATCGGACTCGCCTCCGCCGCTCCCGGCTTCGACAACCCGCCCGAAGACCTCATCCAGGCCGCCGCCAAAGCCCTGCTGCGCGCCAAACGACAAGGCCGGGACTGTCTCTGCCGGGCCGACGACGCGTAG